In Oxyura jamaicensis isolate SHBP4307 breed ruddy duck chromosome 11, BPBGC_Ojam_1.0, whole genome shotgun sequence, a genomic segment contains:
- the DYNLRB2 gene encoding dynein light chain roadblock-type 2: protein MAEVDETLKRIQAHKGVIATMVINAEGIPIRTTLDNSTTVQYAGLLCQLTMKARSTVRDIDPQNDLTFLRIRSKKHEIMVAPDKEYLLIVIQNPCE from the exons ATG GCTGAAGTGGACGAAACCCTAAAGAGGATCCAAGCCCACAAAGGGGTCATTGCAACCATGGTCATCAACGCGGAAG GAATTCCAATAAGGACGACTCTTGATAATTCTACAACAGTCCAGTATGCAGGTCTTCTTTGTCAGCTCACCATGAAAGCAAGGAGCACAGTGAGAGATATTGATCCTCAGAATGATCTAACCTTTCTCAGGATCAGATCAAAGAAACACGAAATCATGGTAGCTCCAG ATAAGGAGTATCTCCTGATCGTTATTCAGAACCCATGCGAATAG